The DNA region GGGCTCCGCTGGAGAGGCTGGAGGGGGGGCTTGGCTGGAGGGACTTGGGGTGCATGGTATAGATGGAGGGCTTTGGGGTGTAGGGCGTAGATGGAAGGACTTGGGTGCAGAATATGGATGgagggtcctggggtgcagggcGTAGATGGAGGGCCTTGGGTGCAGGATATAGATGGAGGGACTTGGGGTGCAGGGCGCAGATGGAGGGACTTGGGTGCAGGATATAGATGGAGGGACTTGGGGTGCAGGGCGCAGATGGAGGGACTTGTGCTGCAAGTTATAGATGGAGGGTCTTGGGGTGCAGGGCACATAGAGAGGGTCTTGGGGTGCAGAAAATAGGTGGACTTGGGATATAGATGGAGGGTTTTGGGGTGCAGGGTGCCGACGGAGGGACTTGGGCTGCAAGTTATAGATGGAGGGACTTGGGGTTCAGGGTATAGATGGAGGGTCTTGGGGTGCAGGCCAGAGATGGAGGGACTTGGGGTGCAGAACGTAGATGGAGGGACTAGGGGTTCAGGATATAGATGGAGGGACTTGGGGCTCAGGGCACATATGGAGGGTCTTGGGGTGCAGAACATAGATGGAGGGacttggggtgcagaatgtagatGGAGGGAGTAGGGGTTCAGGATATAGATGGAGGGTCTTGGGGGGCATGCCATAGGTGGAGGGACTTGGGGTGCAGAATATagatggagggatttggggtgcAGGGAGGGACTTGGGTACAGAATATAGATGGAGAGTCTTGGGGTGCAGAAAATagatggagggacttgggagtACAGAACGTAGATGGAGGGACTAAGGGTTCAGGATGCAGATGGAGGGACCTGGGGTGCAAGCTATAGATGGAGGGTCTTGGGGTCCAGGACAGAGATGGACGGTCTTGGGGTTCAGGTATAGATGGAGGGCCTTGGGGTGTAGGGCACAGATGGGGGGACTTGGGTGCAGGCTCCTGTGGGAATACCTGGGGTGCAGGGCATCAGAGCCTGTACCCCCAAGCCCTTCCACTGGTCTCCCCCAGCGCCTCTCCATCATTCCTTGAGAAAGTTTTTGGGGGGCGAGGGGTAGGTTGGAAGGAGACAGGCAGGGCTTGGGCGGTGCTGCCAAGCTTAGGAACTTGCTCCAGCAGAGCTGAGGCCTGTCCTCACAGCCTGGCAAGCCAGGCAAGGGGAACCCCAGGATCGAAGTGGGGTGTTGCTTGAGGgtggcggggcttgaacctggcgaTGGCCCAGGGCGAGGGGACTGGGTGGCTGCTGGGGGCCTCCACCCAGGGCGGCTCAAGATCCCCGCCGCCTGACCCCCCCAGATCAGCGGGCAGCTCTCCCCGCGCCTGTTCCGGAAGCTGCCTCCCAGAGTCTGCGTGTCCCTCAAGAGCATCGTGGACGAGGACTTCCTGTACGCGGGGTGAGGCCTAGCAACGGACCCTGACCCTGATCGCCCGTAGCCACGCCCACCGCCGAGGCCACGCCCTAGGCGGTCCTGACCACGCCCCCGCTGTAAAGCCCCGCCTCAGTCCACGCCCACACAGGGATGGCTGGTTGGCTCTGGCCACGCCCCCTGCCTGCACAGGGTCTGGTCACGCCCTCTGCTTCCTGGCTCTAGCCACGCCCCCAGCTTGGTATTGGCTGGCTCTGGCCACGCCCCTGAACTGCCGGCTCTGCCTTTGGTTGAGTCCGGCCACACCCTTGCCTCGACATTGGCTGATCTGGTCATGCCCCACGCTGCCACCGGGGCCCCGCCCCTGGCTGGCTCtgaccccgccccgcccgccgccccccTGCAGGCACATCTTCCTGGGCTTCTCCAAGTGTGGTCGCTATGTTCTGTCCTACACCAGCAGCAGCGGTGACGACGACTTCTCCTTCTACATTTACCACCTGTACTGGTGGGAATTCAACGTGCACAGCAAGCTCCGGCTGGTAGGGCCCCCACCCGCCCCCAGACCCAGGCAGAGCGCGGGGAGTGGCCGGGGGACCAGACTGGCCACTTCCGTGCTCCCCAGAGCTGGGGGGTGGGTGAGTTCAGGGAAGCCAGCGGATCTGGGCTGCGTGGAGGGCTCCCCCACACGAGAGGGGACACCCAGGTCGGTCCTGAGCGAGGCAGAGGCTTTCCCACGCAgggagacccgggtttgagcctgagtCACCGCCCGtgagcagtgtgtgtgggggggttgggcGGGTCTCCTGCTCGCTCTGTCGTCTCCCTCTGTCTAAGCGGAAAAGGAGCAATGGGCGAGGTCCCCTGCAGGGCGGGTGGCGGTCCCCGTGACCCAGCACCCCCTCAACCTGTGCCGGTCGCCCCCCCAGGTGCGTCAGGTGCGCCTCTTCCAGGACGAGGAAATCTACAGCGACCTCTTCCTCACTGTGTGTGAGTGGCCCAGCGACTCCTCCAAAGTCATCGTCTTTGGCTTCAAGTGAGATGGGGCGGGGCAGGAGCTGGGCAGGGGCGGGGCCTGAAGCCCTGACTGGGGCCCCGGGAAGAGGTGGAGCTTGGGGCGGAGGCGGGGCCTGTGACTTTAAGGGGCGGGGCTAGAATCTGGTGAAGGCGGAGCCTTCGGCCAGGGGCTGGGGCTTGGTCAGGGCCCGGGCTAGGAGGTggggccccaggccccagacgGGATCCTGAGCGCTCCCCGCCCCCGCCAGCACACGCTCCTCCAACGGCTTGCTCATGAACATGATGATGACTGACGAGAACCACCGGGACATCTACATCAGCACGGTGGCCGTGCCGGCCCCCGGCCGCTGCCCCGCCTGCCAGGAGGCCAGCCGTTCGCACCCAGGTGGGGCCGGGATGGGGgtgcccgccccgcccccccggCAGCCCACCTGAGCTCCCATGCCTGCCCGCCCGCAGGTGACCCCAGCGCCCAGTGCCTTCGCCACGGCTTCATGCTGCACACCAAGTACCAGGTGGTCTACCCCTTCCCCACCTTCCAGCCCGCCTTCCAGCTCAAGAAGGACCAGGTGGTCTTGCTCAACACCAGCTACTCGCTGGTGGCCTGCGCCGTGTCCGTCCATGCGGCAGGTACCGcccaacacccccccacacacacacggacaacAGCACCGTGCAGCCCTGGCTTCCAGAGCTGTCCCCGGTGCTgtggtcctcccatgtggtgcctgggtctGAGGTTGATTGACGGATccatgagcaagagagagaaagaagcagagcattTCTCTGCTGCATGTGGCACCAGGGCTCAGACTTAGCATCCGGGCCTTTACTGCCAGTGGTGGGAGATCTCGGCAGAGTGGGGCTTAGTGGTCTCtagggtgggggccagaggctgggGGAGACTTCTGAAGGGTCTGCACAGACCCCCCCCAACAGATAAGCTCACTAAGTACACAGACCTTGGGTGCCGGCCCAGGCGCCACATGGCAGCCCTGTGGGCTAGTGCCCGGGGAAGCTCCAGTTGGATGTGGACCTTCCTCTTCCAGGCGACAGCAGCTTCTGCCAAATCCTGTACAACCACACGGCCGCGCCGTCGCCGGGCCCCCCGACTCCCCCGGGACCCCCCAGCCCTGTGGCGCCGCCCGCCCTGCCCAGCCCCCGCCCAGAGGCCGGCCCCACCTCCGAACCCTCGCCCGCCATCGCCAAAGCCAAGGAGTTCGTGGCCGACATTTTCCGCCGGGCCAAGGAGGCCAAGGAGGGCCCTTCAGAGGAGACGCGGCCGCCCCCGTGCCCCAGGTCCTCGGATGGCCGGCGCGGGGGCCTCTCGGAGCCACTcccgggtggggagtcggggtcccGAGAGGGCGCCCCCGCGGCCCCCGAGCCTGGCTACGTCAACTACACCAAGCTGCACTACGTGCTGGGTGGCGAGGCTGAGGACGGTGGGTGAGGGGCGGCCCGCGGCCGGGTTGGGGGGCTGCGCGGGGCTGGGGCCACCGGACCACCCCGCACGCCGCTTCCCTTCCCACCCTCAGAGCTGGAGGACGACAAGATCTCGCTGCCCTTCGTGGTGACCGACCTGCGGGGCCGCAACCTCAGGCCCATGCGGGAGCGggccgccctgcaggtgggcggggctgtctgggcctgggggcggggcttggtcttgggggcggggccaggCCAGCCCCTGCCGAACCCCTCCCGGCACGCCCAGGGCCAGTACCTGACGGTGGAGCAGCTGACGCTGGACTTCGAGTATGTCATCAACGAGGTCATCCGCCA from Erinaceus europaeus chromosome 23, mEriEur2.1, whole genome shotgun sequence includes:
- the DCAF15 gene encoding DDB1- and CUL4-associated factor 15, whose product is MAPSSKSERNSGAGSGGGGPGGAGGKRAAGRRREHVLKQLERVKISGQLSPRLFRKLPPRVCVSLKSIVDEDFLYAGHIFLGFSKCGRYVLSYTSSSGDDDFSFYIYHLYWWEFNVHSKLRLVRQVRLFQDEEIYSDLFLTVCEWPSDSSKVIVFGFNTRSSNGLLMNMMMTDENHRDIYISTVAVPAPGRCPACQEASRSHPGDPSAQCLRHGFMLHTKYQVVYPFPTFQPAFQLKKDQVVLLNTSYSLVACAVSVHAAGDSSFCQILYNHTAAPSPGPPTPPGPPSPVAPPALPSPRPEAGPTSEPSPAIAKAKEFVADIFRRAKEAKEGPSEETRPPPCPRSSDGRRGGLSEPLPGGESGSREGAPAAPEPGYVNYTKLHYVLGGEAEDELEDDKISLPFVVTDLRGRNLRPMRERAALQGQYLTVEQLTLDFEYVINEVIRHDATWGHQFCSFSDYDIVILEVCPETDQVLINIGLLLLAFPSPTEEGQLRPKTYHTSLKVAWDLNTGVFDTVSVGDLTEVKGQTSGSVWSSYRKSCVDMVMKWLVPESSGRYVNRMTNEALHKGCSLKVLADSERYTWIVL